In a single window of the Micromonospora inositola genome:
- a CDS encoding ArsR/SmtB family transcription factor, which translates to MEDVGTAKTATPAISPLAGEPIKRADAERLAGVLKAFADPARLRLLSLIQSAPEGEASVSDLTAPLGLSQPTVSHHLRILTEAGLLEREKRGVWAYYRLVPSAIAAIADSLTPPRKRATKKAR; encoded by the coding sequence ATGGAAGACGTGGGAACTGCGAAAACTGCTACACCTGCCATCTCGCCGCTTGCTGGCGAGCCGATCAAGCGTGCGGATGCCGAACGGCTCGCGGGAGTGCTGAAGGCATTCGCCGACCCGGCCCGGCTACGACTGCTCAGTCTGATCCAGTCCGCTCCGGAGGGCGAGGCGTCCGTGAGTGACCTCACCGCGCCGCTTGGTCTCTCCCAGCCGACCGTCAGTCATCACCTTCGGATCCTCACCGAGGCCGGTCTGCTCGAGCGCGAGAAGCGAGGCGTCTGGGCGTACTACCGCCTGGTGCCGTCAGCCATCGCCGCGATCGCCGACTCGTTGACGCCGCCCCGCAAGCGGGCGACCAAGAAGGCCCGCTGA
- a CDS encoding winged helix-turn-helix domain-containing protein: MDTDQIPIRADHRLGCLPPVPPQYAYQRVAEDMANRIKSGEFPPGSRLPSRAKLCEQYEVSSFVADRVFLILKMQGLTESLPGAGST, from the coding sequence ATGGACACCGACCAAATTCCCATACGCGCCGATCATCGACTTGGATGTCTTCCACCTGTGCCACCGCAGTACGCCTACCAGCGTGTAGCCGAAGACATGGCGAACCGGATCAAGTCCGGGGAGTTTCCGCCTGGCTCACGCCTGCCCAGCCGCGCCAAGTTGTGCGAGCAGTACGAGGTGTCCAGCTTCGTCGCGGACCGTGTGTTTCTGATCTTGAAGATGCAGGGGCTGACGGAGTCGCTGCCCGGAGCCGGGTCTACGTGA
- a CDS encoding RNA polymerase sigma factor: MRDAEEFDGFYAACAGRIVGHVYALTGNRSEAEDAVAEAFMRAWQRWRTVREADSPEAWVRRVASRIAVSSWRKTLNRIRAHRRAAVDQSVPGLSVDHVALLQALQRLSANQRRAVVLYHLNDLSVAEVAAEMQVPIGTVKAYLARGRRAMAGMLTETHHEEASHG; the protein is encoded by the coding sequence ATGCGTGACGCCGAGGAGTTCGACGGCTTCTACGCGGCCTGCGCGGGACGGATCGTGGGTCACGTCTATGCGCTGACCGGCAACCGCAGTGAGGCGGAGGACGCCGTCGCCGAGGCTTTCATGCGGGCCTGGCAGCGCTGGCGGACTGTGCGGGAGGCGGACAGCCCGGAGGCGTGGGTCCGCCGGGTCGCCTCCCGAATCGCGGTGAGCAGCTGGCGCAAGACGCTCAACCGGATCCGTGCACACCGCCGGGCCGCCGTCGACCAGAGCGTGCCCGGACTCAGCGTGGACCACGTCGCCCTGCTCCAGGCGCTGCAGCGGCTGAGCGCCAACCAGCGCCGCGCCGTCGTGCTGTACCACCTGAACGATCTCAGCGTTGCCGAGGTGGCAGCCGAGATGCAGGTGCCCATCGGGACCGTCAAGGCGTACCTTGCCCGCGGCCGACGAGCGATGGCCGGAATGCTGACCGAGACGCACCACGAGGAGGCGTCCCATGGCTGA
- a CDS encoding low temperature requirement protein A, which yields MTTGKLGVLLRRPGQGRPAFLELFFDLVFVLAFFRLSQQLLEHLSWTGTFQTLVLLLPVLAVWISTARLLDAFDPQHPLVQLLAMPIMFGTLLMAAATPEAFGRKGLVFAGAYLTVRLGGLAVAIFFLRGHEAQPSAVRLLFWVGMATVPWIAGGLLTGWVRGALWVTAAVMEYAGIALGFPTPRLGRSGERRLEVVVSEEHTAERYQQFFIIALGEPILVTGLTFGSGEFGADRSAAALLAFATTALLWRIYIHRAGALLAGAMTMAPNPRRVAVLTIYSHMIMVAGIVTIAVGDELLITHPLGHPNPAWTAVILAGPALFLAGRATFEYAVFGRVSAPRVIGALALVALTPAMRPLPLLAVATTAALILAGVAVADMLRTRRLPSEQPSPSR from the coding sequence ATGACGACGGGTAAGTTAGGGGTACTGCTGCGAAGACCCGGGCAGGGGCGGCCGGCATTCCTGGAACTGTTCTTCGACCTGGTGTTCGTCCTCGCGTTCTTCCGGCTCTCGCAGCAGCTGCTAGAGCATCTGAGCTGGACTGGCACGTTCCAGACACTGGTGTTGCTGCTCCCTGTGTTGGCGGTTTGGATCTCTACGGCGAGGTTGCTGGACGCGTTCGACCCGCAGCATCCGCTGGTGCAGCTGCTGGCCATGCCCATCATGTTCGGCACCCTCTTGATGGCGGCTGCGACGCCTGAGGCGTTCGGCCGCAAGGGCTTGGTCTTCGCAGGTGCGTACCTCACCGTCCGGCTTGGTGGCCTGGCTGTCGCCATCTTCTTTTTGCGTGGCCACGAGGCACAGCCCAGCGCGGTGCGGCTACTGTTCTGGGTCGGCATGGCTACGGTGCCATGGATCGCGGGTGGGCTCCTGACCGGCTGGGTGCGTGGAGCGTTGTGGGTAACGGCGGCGGTCATGGAGTACGCGGGGATCGCACTCGGCTTCCCCACGCCGCGACTGGGCCGCAGCGGCGAGCGTCGACTCGAGGTCGTGGTTTCCGAGGAGCACACGGCCGAGCGGTACCAGCAGTTCTTCATCATCGCGCTCGGCGAGCCGATCCTGGTGACCGGACTGACATTCGGAAGCGGCGAGTTCGGGGCTGACCGCAGCGCCGCGGCCCTACTGGCGTTCGCCACCACGGCACTGCTGTGGCGCATCTACATCCACCGCGCCGGAGCACTGCTGGCCGGCGCCATGACAATGGCCCCCAACCCACGCCGCGTTGCTGTCCTGACGATCTACTCCCACATGATCATGGTCGCCGGCATCGTCACCATCGCCGTCGGCGACGAACTCCTCATCACCCACCCGCTCGGACACCCGAACCCGGCCTGGACCGCCGTCATCCTCGCCGGACCCGCCCTGTTCCTCGCCGGACGCGCCACCTTCGAGTACGCGGTGTTCGGCCGCGTGTCCGCCCCCCGCGTGATCGGCGCACTCGCCCTGGTCGCCCTCACCCCGGCAATGCGGCCGCTGCCGCTGCTGGCGGTAGCCACCACCGCCGCCCTCATCCTGGCCGGCGTCGCCGTAGCCGACATGCTCCGCACTCGAAGACTTCCATCCGAGCAGCCGTCACCATCCCGTTAG
- a CDS encoding FAD-dependent oxidoreductase translates to MPETDVVVIGAGQAGLSSAYHLRSSGLDFVVLDANPAPGGAWQHRWPTLRMATVHGIFDLPGMRFTPPSPDEPAADAVPAYFTAFEKDFGIDVRRPVAVTAVRNARDGRLLVESDNGTWTTRALINAAGTWTRPFVPYYPGRETFRGRQLHTAHYRGPAEFAGKRVVVVGGGTSAVQLLVEIADVAATTTWVTRRPPVFRDGPFTPDYGREVVAKVEARVRAGLPPGSIASATELSWTPQLREARERGLLLRRPMFDRIISDGVRWRDGSAQDVDVILWCTGFRPALDHLAPLRLRGPRGGIVVDGTRVVADPRIHLVGYGPSASTVGANRAGRAAVRELRALLAAPSRLDGRGDGGTRERSADIGAFAA, encoded by the coding sequence ATGCCGGAAACTGATGTGGTGGTTATCGGGGCCGGACAGGCGGGGCTGTCCAGCGCATACCACCTGCGCTCCTCCGGTCTTGACTTCGTCGTCCTGGACGCCAACCCGGCACCCGGCGGGGCCTGGCAGCACCGGTGGCCGACGCTGCGCATGGCGACCGTGCACGGGATCTTCGACCTGCCCGGCATGCGCTTCACGCCTCCGTCGCCGGACGAGCCAGCCGCCGACGCGGTGCCGGCCTATTTCACCGCCTTTGAGAAGGACTTCGGCATCGACGTGCGGCGGCCAGTCGCCGTCACGGCCGTCCGGAACGCACGCGACGGACGACTCCTCGTCGAATCCGACAACGGCACCTGGACCACCCGGGCACTGATCAACGCCGCTGGGACGTGGACCAGGCCGTTCGTGCCGTACTACCCGGGACGGGAGACGTTCCGCGGGCGGCAGCTGCACACCGCCCACTACCGGGGGCCGGCGGAATTCGCAGGAAAGCGGGTGGTTGTCGTCGGGGGCGGAACGTCGGCGGTGCAGCTCCTGGTCGAGATCGCCGACGTCGCGGCGACGACGACCTGGGTCACCCGCCGGCCGCCGGTGTTCCGGGACGGGCCCTTCACGCCGGACTACGGACGCGAGGTGGTCGCCAAGGTGGAGGCACGGGTACGGGCCGGCCTGCCCCCGGGAAGCATCGCCAGCGCGACCGAGCTGTCGTGGACACCGCAGCTGCGCGAAGCCCGGGAACGCGGTCTCCTCCTACGCCGGCCCATGTTCGACCGGATCATCTCCGACGGCGTCCGGTGGCGCGACGGCTCGGCACAGGACGTGGACGTCATCCTCTGGTGCACCGGCTTCCGGCCGGCGCTCGACCACCTGGCCCCGCTGCGGCTGCGGGGGCCCCGCGGCGGCATCGTCGTGGACGGAACTCGGGTGGTCGCCGACCCCCGCATCCACCTGGTCGGCTACGGGCCGTCCGCGAGCACAGTCGGCGCGAACCGCGCCGGGCGGGCAGCGGTCCGCGAGCTGCGCGCGCTTTTGGCGGCGCCGTCCCGGCTTGACGGGCGCGGCGACGGTGGCACTCGCGAAAGATCAGCCGATATCGGCGCTTTCGCCGCCTGA
- a CDS encoding VOC family protein yields the protein MRSRLLAVTFEAHDPARPAQFWAALLGREVIEDAVGALLPGDDAQLGLRFVPGRAGQLGANRMHLHLTSADLDEQQHTVAMALKLGGRHLNVGQRPEDEHVVLADPAGYAFCVIEPGNAYLAGCGFLGELTCDGTREVGLFWSKVLGWPLVWDQDEETAIQSPRGGTKVAWAGPPVAPKKEPNQQRFELIPAAGDQQAAVDGLISLGATRLEIGKDGAVMLADPDGNEFCVRGTDHSPAGSPIVPG from the coding sequence ATGCGTTCGCGACTGCTGGCCGTGACCTTCGAGGCGCACGACCCGGCTCGTCCGGCGCAGTTCTGGGCCGCTCTGCTCGGCCGGGAGGTCATCGAGGATGCCGTCGGTGCGCTTTTGCCGGGCGATGACGCCCAGCTCGGTCTTCGGTTCGTTCCGGGCCGCGCGGGCCAACTCGGAGCGAACCGCATGCACCTGCACCTGACCAGCGCCGATCTCGACGAGCAGCAGCACACGGTGGCGATGGCGCTGAAGCTTGGTGGCCGCCACCTCAACGTTGGGCAGCGACCTGAGGACGAGCACGTCGTCCTGGCCGACCCCGCGGGCTACGCGTTCTGCGTGATCGAGCCCGGCAACGCCTACCTCGCCGGGTGCGGCTTCCTCGGTGAGCTCACCTGTGACGGCACCCGGGAAGTCGGCCTGTTCTGGAGCAAGGTGCTGGGCTGGCCGCTGGTGTGGGACCAGGACGAGGAGACCGCGATCCAGTCACCGCGCGGCGGCACCAAGGTCGCATGGGCAGGCCCGCCCGTGGCCCCGAAAAAGGAGCCGAACCAGCAGCGCTTCGAGCTCATCCCGGCCGCTGGCGACCAGCAAGCGGCGGTCGACGGGCTGATCTCCCTCGGGGCCACTCGGCTCGAGATCGGTAAGGACGGCGCAGTCATGCTGGCAGATCCAGACGGCAACGAGTTCTGCGTCAGGGGAACTGACCACAGCCCTGCCGGATCGCCCATCGTGCCAGGGTGA
- a CDS encoding AI-2E family transporter: MARRTLIVIGLVLATLVGLASVWETRRVLMWVVVAAFFAVALNPLVDRVQRRFVRRRAAATLVVFLASFVALAALGVLIVVPLLDELARFTDRAPDLLREARAGRGPVGELLERFHLRQYAEAHADQFQRFGGKLGRSTVGLVRGTVQGVAGVLTVVVLAYLMVVQGPRITAGTLALAGGDRAQRLRRIGRESARTITGYLSGNLLISLICGLATFVVLALTGVPFAAVIALLVAIADLIPLVGATLGAIVAGGAGFLHSPTAGVIVLVFFVVYQQVENHLLQPVIMSHTVQLNPLTVLVSVLLAAELGGLLGALLAIPAAGIARILLREFVPADRQASSVPAEPGPADRTGGPAPSERPRSGWPGPAGGRPSGGRRDGRQPRPGDRDRPPAGE; the protein is encoded by the coding sequence ATGGCTCGCCGGACGCTGATCGTCATCGGTCTGGTCCTCGCCACCCTGGTCGGGCTGGCGTCGGTGTGGGAGACCCGGCGGGTGCTGATGTGGGTGGTGGTGGCCGCGTTCTTCGCGGTGGCCCTGAATCCGCTGGTGGATCGGGTGCAGCGACGGTTCGTCCGGCGTCGGGCGGCGGCCACGCTGGTCGTGTTCCTGGCCAGCTTCGTGGCTCTCGCCGCGCTCGGCGTGCTCATCGTGGTGCCCCTGCTGGACGAACTGGCCCGGTTCACGGACCGGGCGCCGGACCTGTTGCGCGAGGCTCGGGCCGGGCGAGGACCGGTCGGCGAACTGCTGGAGCGGTTCCACCTGCGGCAGTACGCCGAGGCCCACGCCGACCAGTTCCAGCGCTTCGGCGGCAAGCTCGGCCGGTCGACGGTCGGGCTGGTCCGCGGGACGGTTCAGGGCGTCGCCGGAGTGCTGACGGTGGTGGTGCTGGCGTACCTGATGGTGGTGCAGGGGCCGCGGATCACCGCCGGGACGCTGGCCCTGGCCGGCGGCGACCGGGCGCAGCGGCTGCGCCGCATCGGCCGGGAGTCGGCGCGCACCATCACCGGCTACCTGAGCGGAAACCTCCTGATCAGCCTGATCTGTGGCCTGGCGACCTTCGTGGTGCTCGCGCTCACCGGCGTGCCGTTCGCCGCCGTGATCGCGCTGCTGGTCGCCATCGCGGACCTGATCCCGCTGGTGGGGGCGACCCTCGGCGCCATCGTCGCGGGCGGCGCGGGCTTCCTGCACTCGCCCACCGCCGGGGTGATCGTGCTGGTCTTCTTCGTGGTCTACCAGCAGGTCGAGAACCACCTGCTGCAACCGGTCATCATGTCCCACACGGTCCAGCTCAACCCACTGACCGTGCTGGTCAGCGTGCTGCTCGCCGCGGAGCTGGGCGGCCTCCTGGGAGCCCTGCTGGCCATCCCGGCCGCCGGCATCGCGCGAATTTTGCTGCGTGAGTTCGTGCCCGCCGACCGGCAGGCCAGCTCCGTGCCAGCCGAGCCCGGCCCCGCAGACCGCACGGGGGGACCTGCACCGTCTGAGCGGCCTCGGTCAGGGTGGCCCGGACCAGCCGGCGGGCGACCATCCGGAGGACGACGCGACGGCCGGCAGCCGAGACCTGGCGACCGGGACCGGCCACCGGCCGGCGAATGA
- a CDS encoding fibronectin type III domain-containing protein, whose translation MTDNAGDTFVKILSFTASDHTEMSVWTAVVVTGGTKPTITARATSSADLGIAALEYSGLSTASVVDQERHAAGTTGSTAATVSSGATAPTTAGGELALGLYADSGFGATLTPGTGFTQRANLSPTGDMELLVEDQIVAAGATPNGGAGTAARTTWLMATVVLRAASSTTPTAPQAPSGVAATPGDGSATVTWTAPGDGGSQITSYAVTPSAGGVAQAPTTVAGSPPPTTATVNGLTNGTEYTFTVTATNGVGTGPASTASAPVTPGPQAGGSWSGLQTWPIVALSNTLLYNGSVVAWDGWQQPQPTVVWNPASPQAFNTFNAPTSVFCDGAASLPDGRLLVVGGYGGLTTGQLGIVDTNIFDPATNTWSRVADMHRPRWYPTVTELADGRYVAISGNDTDASHWADTPEVYDPATNTWTLLSGVSTPQVHETEYPFSYLLPSGKVFTIGPNEDNSFLLDVNNQTWTPVGGTSGVHNGSSVMYRPGKVLYSGGGVDVNRPGSAFKTTAVIDLNAATPTWQQTAPMNNARVYHTLTMLPDGKVLAVGGNTNTDQGIVTSGMLPAEIWDPATQTWTAAAPMAAARNYHSTALLMPDARVLVAGGGHPFGSSGAAQYSAQYYSPAYLSNGPRPTITSTSGGGSYGGTISVSTPDATSITAVNLVSLGADTHQMDMNQHFVPLSFTKNGSGLTVQAPAGPELAPPGYYMLFILNGNGVPSVASMVQIGANPTAPAAPTAVTATPADRSANVSWKAPPGSGSPITSYTVTPYIGTTAQLSTTVTGNPPATSATIPNLTNGAAYTFKVTATNAIGTSPPSAPSAAVTPGIAPPPTFVQHTGTQSAGSDSLSATLPAVLGSGNRLIVEVGTWSGAGAVTTGVTDAAGDQFVEVARWKAPDSTELSVWTAPVTAGAGQSSAVTAQVSGPADIGVDVLEYAGLSTVADASVVDQQATASGTTSVAATVRSGATPPTTGGNELAVGFYADSGFGKSLTGGTGWTVRGNVSPNGNMDLLTEDQVVAAGATPNAAVGTGSNTIWLLGTLVFKAASTAPPTAPSAPTGVTASAADGSARVTWTAPGNGGSAITSYTVTPYVGATAQAPTTVSGSPPSTTGTIGGLTNGTTYTFTVSATNTIGDGPQSAPSAPVTPGVSPPAPAFVQQVSAKGAGRTSLAVATPQTTTRDNRLIVQVGVWSAGSATVNTVTDNAGDTFTKVTSFTASDHTQMSVWTAVVNNGGTKPTITASVSGAADVGVAALEYAGLSTAAGAAAVDQQATATGTTSGALAVQSAATNPATADGELALGFYADSGFGTLLVPDPAYNARTNLSPNGNMDLLVEDLPVSAGARPAASATTGASTVWLMATVVFNHA comes from the coding sequence GTGACTGACAACGCGGGCGACACCTTCGTCAAGATCCTGAGCTTCACGGCGTCCGACCACACCGAGATGAGTGTCTGGACCGCCGTCGTCGTGACCGGTGGGACCAAGCCGACCATCACCGCACGGGCCACCTCGTCGGCTGATCTGGGGATCGCGGCGCTGGAGTACTCCGGCCTGTCCACGGCCTCGGTGGTCGACCAGGAGAGGCACGCTGCCGGTACCACCGGCAGCACCGCCGCGACCGTCAGCTCGGGCGCCACCGCCCCGACGACCGCCGGCGGTGAACTGGCACTCGGTCTCTACGCGGACTCCGGCTTCGGCGCCACCCTGACCCCCGGCACGGGCTTTACCCAGCGCGCCAACCTCTCCCCGACCGGCGACATGGAGCTGCTCGTCGAGGACCAGATTGTGGCCGCGGGTGCGACGCCCAACGGGGGCGCCGGCACGGCGGCACGCACGACCTGGCTGATGGCCACCGTCGTGCTGCGGGCCGCGTCGTCAACGACGCCGACCGCGCCGCAGGCCCCCAGCGGGGTGGCCGCCACGCCCGGCGACGGCAGTGCCACCGTGACCTGGACCGCACCCGGCGACGGCGGCAGCCAGATCACCAGCTACGCCGTCACGCCGTCGGCGGGCGGTGTCGCACAAGCCCCGACCACCGTGGCCGGCTCGCCGCCGCCGACGACCGCGACGGTGAACGGGCTGACCAACGGCACGGAATACACCTTCACGGTGACCGCCACCAACGGGGTCGGGACCGGCCCGGCCTCGACCGCATCGGCCCCGGTCACGCCGGGCCCTCAGGCCGGTGGATCATGGTCGGGCCTGCAGACCTGGCCCATCGTGGCGTTGAGCAACACCCTGCTCTACAACGGCAGCGTGGTGGCCTGGGACGGCTGGCAGCAACCGCAGCCCACGGTCGTGTGGAACCCGGCATCGCCGCAGGCGTTCAACACGTTCAACGCCCCGACCAGCGTCTTCTGCGACGGCGCCGCGAGCCTGCCGGACGGGCGGCTGCTGGTCGTCGGCGGCTACGGCGGGCTGACCACCGGGCAGCTCGGCATTGTCGACACCAACATCTTCGACCCGGCGACCAACACCTGGAGCCGCGTCGCCGACATGCACAGGCCCCGGTGGTACCCGACCGTGACCGAACTGGCCGACGGTCGCTACGTCGCCATCAGCGGCAACGACACCGACGCCTCGCACTGGGCGGACACCCCCGAGGTGTACGACCCGGCCACCAACACCTGGACCCTGCTGTCCGGCGTGTCCACCCCCCAGGTCCACGAGACCGAGTACCCGTTCTCGTATCTGCTGCCCAGCGGCAAGGTCTTCACCATCGGGCCCAACGAGGACAACTCATTCCTGCTCGACGTGAACAACCAGACCTGGACCCCGGTCGGCGGCACGAGCGGTGTCCACAACGGGTCCTCCGTGATGTACCGGCCGGGCAAGGTGCTCTACAGCGGCGGCGGCGTCGATGTCAACCGTCCCGGATCGGCCTTCAAGACGACGGCGGTCATCGACCTCAACGCGGCAACCCCGACCTGGCAGCAGACAGCGCCGATGAACAACGCCCGGGTCTACCACACACTCACCATGCTCCCGGACGGCAAAGTTCTCGCCGTCGGCGGCAACACCAACACCGACCAGGGCATCGTCACCAGCGGGATGCTGCCGGCCGAGATCTGGGACCCGGCGACCCAGACCTGGACGGCGGCGGCGCCGATGGCTGCGGCCCGCAACTATCACTCGACCGCGCTGCTGATGCCGGACGCGCGGGTGCTGGTGGCCGGCGGTGGCCACCCGTTCGGCAGCAGCGGCGCCGCCCAGTACTCGGCGCAGTACTACTCGCCCGCCTACCTCTCCAACGGTCCCCGACCCACCATCACGTCGACCTCCGGCGGCGGCTCCTACGGCGGCACGATCTCGGTGTCCACCCCCGACGCGACGTCCATCACGGCAGTCAACTTGGTATCGCTCGGTGCGGACACCCATCAGATGGACATGAACCAGCACTTTGTGCCGCTCAGCTTCACCAAAAACGGCAGCGGGCTGACAGTGCAGGCGCCCGCTGGGCCGGAACTGGCGCCTCCGGGCTACTACATGCTGTTCATCCTCAACGGCAACGGGGTGCCATCGGTCGCTTCGATGGTGCAGATCGGCGCCAACCCCACCGCGCCGGCTGCGCCGACCGCGGTGACGGCGACACCCGCGGACCGCAGCGCGAACGTGTCCTGGAAGGCGCCGCCGGGCAGCGGCAGCCCGATCACCAGCTACACCGTCACCCCGTACATCGGCACGACCGCGCAGCTGTCGACCACGGTCACGGGGAATCCACCGGCGACCAGCGCCACGATCCCCAACCTCACCAACGGCGCCGCCTACACGTTCAAGGTCACCGCCACCAACGCGATCGGTACCTCTCCGCCGTCAGCGCCGTCGGCTGCGGTCACCCCCGGCATCGCGCCGCCACCGACGTTCGTCCAGCACACCGGTACCCAGTCCGCGGGCAGCGACAGCCTGTCGGCGACGCTGCCGGCGGTCCTGGGCTCCGGTAACCGACTGATCGTCGAGGTCGGCACCTGGAGCGGGGCCGGCGCCGTCACCACCGGCGTCACCGACGCCGCCGGCGACCAGTTCGTCGAGGTGGCGCGCTGGAAGGCACCCGATAGCACCGAGCTGAGCGTGTGGACCGCGCCGGTCACCGCCGGCGCGGGTCAGTCCTCGGCGGTCACCGCACAGGTGTCCGGCCCGGCCGACATCGGCGTCGACGTGCTGGAGTACGCGGGGCTGTCCACCGTCGCGGATGCCAGCGTGGTCGACCAGCAGGCCACGGCGTCGGGCACCACCAGCGTCGCCGCCACGGTCCGGTCCGGAGCGACGCCACCCACGACGGGCGGCAACGAGCTGGCCGTCGGCTTCTACGCTGACTCCGGCTTCGGCAAAAGCCTCACCGGGGGCACCGGCTGGACCGTGCGCGGCAACGTCTCACCCAACGGAAACATGGACCTGCTCACCGAGGACCAGGTCGTGGCCGCGGGCGCGACCCCAAACGCGGCCGTGGGCACCGGCTCCAACACCATTTGGCTGCTCGGCACACTGGTGTTCAAGGCCGCATCCACCGCACCGCCGACGGCCCCGTCGGCACCGACCGGCGTCACCGCCTCCGCCGCCGACGGCTCCGCGAGGGTGACCTGGACCGCGCCCGGCAACGGCGGCAGCGCGATCACCTCCTACACCGTCACGCCGTACGTGGGCGCGACGGCCCAGGCACCGACCACTGTCAGCGGGTCACCACCGTCGACCACCGGCACGATCGGCGGGCTGACCAACGGCACCACGTACACCTTCACCGTGAGCGCCACCAACACCATCGGCGACGGGCCGCAGTCTGCGCCCTCGGCGCCCGTAACCCCGGGCGTCAGCCCGCCGGCACCGGCCTTCGTGCAGCAGGTGTCAGCGAAGGGTGCCGGACGGACGAGCCTCGCCGTCGCCACACCGCAAACCACCACCCGCGACAACCGGCTCATCGTGCAGGTGGGCGTTTGGAGCGCGGGATCGGCCACCGTGAACACCGTCACCGACAACGCCGGCGACACGTTCACCAAAGTCACCTCGTTCACCGCATCCGACCACACACAGATGAGCGTGTGGACCGCGGTGGTGAACAACGGTGGGACCAAGCCGACGATCACCGCGTCGGTGTCCGGCGCCGCCGACGTGGGCGTCGCCGCCCTGGAGTACGCCGGGCTGTCGACCGCCGCGGGCGCTGCAGCCGTGGACCAGCAGGCCACGGCGACGGGTACGACGAGCGGCGCGCTGGCCGTGCAGTCAGCCGCGACCAACCCGGCCACCGCCGACGGCGAACTCGCGCTCGGCTTCTACGCCGACTCCGGATTCGGCACGCTGCTCGTCCCTGACCCCGCATACAACGCCCGCACGAACCTGTCACCCAACGGCAACATGGACCTACTGGTCGAGGACCTGCCGGTGAGTGCCGGCGCTCGCCCGGCGGCGAGTGCCACCACCGGCGCGTCCACGGTGTGGTTGATGGCCACGGTGGTGTTCAACCATGCGTAG